In Sphaerospermopsis torques-reginae ITEP-024, the genomic window CCGCCCCCAAAGCTAAGAAAGGACCAAAAGGCATTCTTTGTCCCATTTGATGACGTGAGAGCATAATTGCACCTCCACCTATTAATACTCCCAAAAAACAGGCCATAAAACTAGCTATTAGTAGATGTTTCCAACCTAACCAAGCGCCCATCATCGCTGCTAGTTTCCCATCACCTGCACCCATGACGGGTTTTCCATAGGCTAGATAACCTAAAATTGAGATGCTATCAAACAGCCATAAGCCCAAGACTGTACCACCTATACCGAACATTAGCTGATTGATCCCACCCACCCAGCTATTTTCTGTTAAAAAACCTAAACCCATTTGAAAAACTAAGCCCAATACCAATCCCGACTTGGTAAGTTGACCAGGTAAAATCATTGTATCCCAGTCTATAAGAGATAGAGCTAATAACCAACTACAAAAAGCCCAATAACCAACTGTTAAGGCTGAAAATTGAAATACCCAAAATACTATTAAAAATATAATTCCCGTTATCGCCTCTACTACAGGATAACGGGGAGAAATTTTGGTGTGACAATAACGACATCTTCCTTTTAACCACAACCAACCAAACACAGGTACGTTATCATAAGCTTTTAATTGGTTTAAGCATTTAGGACAGCGAGAAGGTGGCCAAAGTAAGGATAATCCCGCAGGTAGGCGATAAACTACAACATTGATAAAGCTACCAATAGCAGCCCCCAAAGCGAAGACAATGATACTAGCAGGGACGAAAATCAATGTGTCCATATTGTCATTAGTTATGAGTCAGTAGTTTTTAGTCATTGGGCATTGGGCATTGGTAAAAATTTTTTCTTCCTACCTCCTCTACCCCTACCTATTCCCTATTCCCTATTCCCTATTCCCTAATACATATACGATTCTATTTGTTGTAAAGGTATAAAACATTCCTGTGGTAAGAGAATCGGTTGCTGAGTAAAAATTACTTTACCTCGATGAGTGACGCGACTAATTGCTACTCCTGAAGCTTGCCCCACAATTTCAGGATGTACCTCACAGTAGGTATAGTAAATTTGCCCAGCGGCTTTGATCACGGTGGGATCTACCAAAGGGGTTTGGTTTGGTGGGGTGGTGAAATTTCCCTGTCCTTGTCGTGAAGCGTACACTATTAGTTGTTATGTTATTGATAGATTTGCTTCTAGTGTATCTGAAACTTTTAGCAAAAAACGCTAAAATTTTCTTCTAGTACAATCAAACTATTTTGTTTCCTTTGTTTCCAGAATTTTCATTAAAGCTTCACCCATTGCGCGACAACCTAAAAGATTCATTCCTGGGGACATAATATCTCCTGTGCGATCGCCTTGTTGTAAAACCTGTAACACTGCATTTTCTATCATATCCGCTGCTGCTGGTTGGTCTAAATCATAACGTAACATCATGGCTGCACTTAATACCTGTGCTAAGGGGTTGGCTTTATCTTGTCCGGCTATATCCGGGGCTGAACCGTGAACAGGTTCATATACACCTGGTCCAGAAGCTCCCAAACTAGCAGAAGGTAACATTCCTATACTACCAGTTAACATGGCCGCAGCATCGGAAAGAATATCACCGAACAAGTTACCAGTAACGATTGTATCAAATTGTTTGGGGGCGCGGACTAATTGCATGGCGGCATTATCTACATATAAATGTGATAATTCTACGTCAGGATATTCTGAAGCCAGCTTAGTCATTTTCTCCCGCCAAAGTTGAGATACATCTAATACATTGGCTTTATCCACAGAACAAAGTTTTCCGCCGCGTTTTTGGGCTGTTTCAAAGGCAACTTTACCAATTCTCTCAATTTCTGATTCGCTGTAAACCATCGTATTTACACCACGTCTTTCTCCAGTTTCAGTAACAAAAATACCTTTAGGTTTACCGAAATAAATCCCTCCAGTGAGTTCCCGCACTACCATAATATCCACACCTTCGACGACTTCTTTTTTTAAGGTGGAAGCGTCTATCAGTTGGGGGATGATTTTTGCAGGTCGTAAATTTGCAAAGAGTTCTAAACCTGCTCTTAATCCTAATAAACCAGCTTCAGGACGTTTATCAGAGGGTAAAGTGTCCCATTTATAACCACCGATAGCAGCGAGCAATACTGAATCACTGCTGCGACAAGTTTCTAATGTTGCAGATGGTAGGGGTTCACCGGTTTCATCTATCGCTGCACCACCGATGAGGGCGGTTTGAAAGTCAAAGTTCAAATCAAAGCGTTTAGCGACGACTTTTAGCACGTCCACTGCAACGGCCATGATTTCGGGTCCAATACCATCTCCGGGAAGTAGGGTAATACGGTAGTTTTTTGTCATGGTTGAGTTAATGGGTGTTTGTTTGCAGATTCATTATCATACCAGTGAGTAGTCAGTTTTTGATATCTCACGCAAAGACGCAAAGACGCAAAGGAAGAACGCAAAAGGCATGGTAAAATATATGAGAACTTCTTTTATTTTCAATTTCTATCAATTTCCATCTGGTGTGACGTACTCTCCCAGTTGTGCGAAATTTTATCACTATAATTTAACGCAGATAAACGCAGATAAACACAGATAAAATTTCAAAATAGCGGTAATAGTATGAATTTATGTTATTCTCAATGTAGAAAATAAACCGGAGGCTACTAAAAATGACCCAAGAATTAATAGACCTCAGAAACAGTATTTTACAAGGAAATTATACAGAAGCTTTAGCAATTGTAGATGAATTAGAAGGAATGAGTAAAAAAGCAACAATCAGACAAATTAAATCATTTTTAAAAATTCTACTCATTCATATAATTAAAAATCAAATAGAAAAAAGATTAACAAATTCTTGGATGGCTTCTATTCGTAATTCAATTAGAGAAATTCAAGAAATCAATCTCAAAGAAAACAAAAAATCCTATTACATCAATGAAGATGAATGGGAAAATTTAATAGAAGAATCAGTTATAGAAGATGCGATCGCAGATGCTAGTTTAGAAATAATGAACGGTAAATATACTCGTTCTCAACTATCAACTATAATAAATAGAAAGCAAGTTATCAACTCAGCAATTACATTTTTATATCTCACTTATACCTATTCACCCAAAGAATTACCAGCTATCATGGATGATTATTTAAGTCAGTTAACAGCAGATATTTAAAATATATTTAAATTTGCACATAGATGAGAACTGCTTTTATTTTCAATTTTTATCAATTTTCATCTGGTGTGACGTACTCTCCCAGTTGTGCAAATCTGATTTCTATTCTTCTGCGTTTACTTCTGGTTGCTGGATCTTTTCTCGTATTGTTTTTAGCAAATCCTTGATTTTCTGGTAAAAATAATTGTGCTGCTGAATATGCTCTAAATTGGACTTTTTTAAACCTTGATAATTTGGTTTGATTTTGCGCTTTTTGCAATTCTTTGACTACTGATAATGCTCGCATTAAACCTAAATCAGCATTAGAACGAGGACATAAAGTGTTAATATTTTGATTACCTGTGGCAACATTTTCTAGGTGATTATCTAAAGGTTTTGATGTTTGATTATTGGGTTTATTACAGTTGAGAAAATTTACTGGTTGATCATCTGTATGACCTATAATTTCTAGTACCTCAGTTTCATTATTACATTGTTCTTGTTGAGAAAGGGTTTCTTCAATTAATTTTAATATTTTTCCAGGTTGGTTATTTTCCAAGATATCACTTTTTAAGTTATTTGGTAAAACTGCACTCCCTGAGTCAAAACTATATTGTTCAGAAGGAAGGTTAATAATTTTCGGTTCACAAACTATCCCTGGTGGTTTTGGTGGTTTTTTTTGAGATACCACAAATACTAATAATAAGGTAATAATCATAAATGCGTTAGACATTAAATCTGTAAAGGATGTCCAAATTGTAAAGGTTTCGCTATTATTAGAATGATTGCGATTTCTTCTTTGCATATCTATATTGATGTTAAATGATGATTATTTTGTAGAGGTTTAAATGTAGGGGTTTAGCAATGCTAAACTCCTACACATCATACATGATCATATTTTAATTTTGTGATTGTTGAAATTGTTGGAAGTTGGTTAATAATACAGATAGGTTACTATTGATTTGTTGCAACATTTGGGAATTTTGATTGAGTTGGTTTGCAGTAGTTTGTAATTGATTAACTTGATTTCCTAACATGGCTGCTAATTGGGGTATATTATTATTAGATGATTGGGTTGCATTGTTGATTAATCCTGCTAATTGTTGGAGGTTTGTATTATATTCTCTTACTTGTAAACTATGTTGGTTGAAAGATGTGACAATTTGGTTAACATGATTATTAAATGTTTCGGTAGAGGTAGAAATACTGTTAACATTTTGCAAGAGACGATCTGTAACGGTAGTGAGATTTTGTTGATTATTTTGTATGAGGTTTTTGACATCGTTAGAATTACTAATTAATGTGTTACTGAGACTTTTCATATTATCTTTATTAGTTTGAGATAATTTTTGGATTTCTTGGGAGTTATTGATTAAGCTATCACTGAGATTTTCTAAACTATCTCCATATTTTTCTAGGGAAGATATAGATTTTTCAAATGATTTTGATGATGTGAGTAAGGATGAGGAAATATCGGAAAATTTTGTGCTTAATGTGGCTATTTTGTTAGTCGCATTACTTAAAACATTTGCTCCCGTTTGCATGGTTTGGGAAGATTGATTAACAATAGTTTGAAAGTTGTTTGCTGAGGTATTAATTTTATCTGTAGCTTCTGTGATAGCAGTTGCAAATTTTTTGGTGTTTTGATCTAAACCTGAAAGGAAACTTTTTAAGCTATTAGAGTAGTTATCAATAGATGTAATTAACTGCTCTATTTTACTGGTATTTTGACTATTTAGCAAAAATTCATTATCAATGTAATGTTCTAGGGAGATGATTAAATTTTCTTTTTCTATTTCTAATTCTGATACGGGGTAAAATTTAACTAAAAAAATACTACAAGCTAATGCAAATAAACTACTACCAAAAGCTACACCCATTGAGTTAACAATATTTGGTAAAATTGTTTGTATGTCTACTTCACCTCCCAGATTACCGCTAATTAATAACAAATTTAAAGTAATTCCCAAAAAAGTACCAAATAATCCAATTGATAAGAGGAAATTTGGCAAAGATTGATAATAACGTTTATTTTTTTCCCAGTCTTTTAAGTGAGCATTTGTCACACTGTCTATTAAAGCTGCTTTATTAATTTGTTCATATTTTGTTGGATGACGATTATAAACATCTATAATTGCATTTGCAATCTCTTGTTTTAAAGATGGTTGAAATTGATTTTGTAATTTTTTTCTGATGTCATAACCATCCCATGTCAAATAAATAGTTAATACTGCAAATCCCAAAACAACGAAATATGAAAAATATTGTCTACTGGATGGGATGAAAGCATAAATGAGAATAAATACCACGCCTAAACTTAATATAGCATTGCGAATTTTATTGTTCATAATTTTCCGGTTTGATTAATTTGATTTTGACTTTTTGAAAAATTCCCCGTCAGATCCCCAAATTTTTTATTTAATCGTGACAAGAAATTATGGTTTATTAACAGCAGTCGGGGATCTGAATGTTATATGGAAAAACCAAATCCCCGACTTCTGATATCAGTCTATGGTTTATTGACATCGTGAAGGAAGAAGTCGGGGATCTTACCCCGTAAAAATACTTAATAAATCAACGAAGGTAAATTTCACCAATCATACCATAATTGGTATAGTATAGATCAAGTAAAATTTATTAATCTTTGCTCATGCTGAAGATGAAGAAGGGGATCATCTCTGTGATGGTGGTGCTATATGAATAACATCGGTGGAAAATATCAACTGCTCAAAATTTTAGGAAGTGGTAATTTTGGTACAACTTATTTAGCAGTGGATCAGTATGGAAAAAACTACGCGGTTAAACAATTGACATTTTCTAGTAATGATCCAGATAAAATAGCGATCGCTCAACGCAAGTTTAATGACGAGAAAGAAATTTTACAAAAGTTGCAAGCTCATCAACAAATTCCTGATTTTGTAGATTATATCGCAGAAAACCAACAATATTACTTAGTACAACAATATATTCATGGTGAAACATTAAGGGAAAAACTCAATAAATCTCAAACTTTTAGTATTGAAAAATCTCAAAAAATTCTCATAGATATCTTAAAAATACTCGATTATATTCACAAACAAGGTATTATCCATCGTGATATTAAACCTGATAATATTATGATAGATCATAATGACAAGTTATTTTTAATAGATTTTGGTGCAGTCAAAGCAGAAAATCCCAATGGTACAAAATTACAAACACCAGGTACTAATATATTTTCCCGTGGATATGCACCCATAGAACAAATGAGAGGTTATCCAGAAAAAAATAGTGATATTTATGCACTGGGAATGACAATAATTGAATTAATTACCGGATTAAAACCTGAAAAATTAACTGATACTTGGTATAGGGATATTCATATTACCGATGATTTCCAAGATATTTTATGTAAAATGATTGATGAATATCAAGATACCAGATATCAATCAGCGCAGGAAATAATTCAAGACTTACAAAAACCCCCATCTGTACAGAAAACAATACCTTTATCAAATCTAAACACAAATGGAACAACAAATGGAAAAATAAATAATTCATCCGTGAGTATTTCTAGTCGTTCAGGAACAGATATGATTTTATTTGGGGTGATGTTCACATTAATTTCTATCCTGATTTTTCATACTGCAATGTTACCAGGTATGAAAAAACAAAATGAGCAAATTCCTGAAACTACGGTAAAAATTATCAAATTAGAATAGAAATTTCATAGATCCCTGACTTCTTAAAGAACTCGGGGATCTGGGGATATATAACTACTAATTAAATATCATCTGGGTTAACTCCTAATTCTCGTAATTTCTGCGCTAATTTTTCAGCTTTTAATCTTTCCTGATCTGCACGTTGTTTTTCTAGTTGTGCAAATTCTTCAGGAGTTAGCAACCTTTCACTTTGTTGATTATACCAATATAACCATTCTCGATTTCTCCCTAAATAAGTACCTCTTTCCCTTCCTAAAGCTAAACCAATTTCTGGCATCCATAACCGCCCATCAGGTTGTAAAATATATTGATGATTTTCTAATTTATAAATCTCCAAAGGTTGACGTTTACGTCGGTATTGACGATTAGGAACATAAATTGCATAATATAAAATTCCTAACTTTGCATAGTCAATTTTCTTTCTTTCATATTCGCCCCCGTAGGTTTTAGACACAACTTCTAAAGCAAAAATAGGGGGAATATTATCTTCTTCCCACAGTACATAACTTAACCTTCCTTCCTCACCAATAAAACGTTCTACACCCAAACTCAAAAAACCATCAGGAACTAAAGGTGGTTTACTTGGTGCATAATAAATTCCCATATCTACACCAAAAAACCAATCATTTCTATTTGGCCAAACTAAAGCTAAAATAGCTTCTAATAAATTAGGGATGAGGTTTTGTAATTCGTTATCCACTGGAGTATCATCAGAGTCAGGAAGTTCCGCAGAAGATGGAAGACATTGACGCAAATCGTAATTTAACATAATCGTCTTCACTATAACTAAACTATGTTGATTTTAACATAGATCAAATAAAAAGAAAAAATAAAAATAAAAAGATAACAAAACAAATTTATGTAAATGTAGAGTATTTATGTTATAATCATCAACAATAACAATTAATAACAGTGAGATTTTAATAATGACTTCTCTTGACAATATCAATTTACCCGATGAATTATATCAACAAATAGTAAAACTAGCTAAGGCTGAACATAACTCTATAGAATCTCAAATTGTACTACTTTTACAAACAGCATTAGAAATAGAACAACAGCAAATAGAATCAGGAAGACGTACTAAAATTTTGAAACTATTAGAAGAAACCCAAAATATTCGTCGTTCAAATCCAGCAGATTTTAAGTTGCGAGATAGTACAGAAATGATTAGAGAAGATAGAGATAGATGACGAATACTTTCAAATCTGTACTAGATATCAGTGTGTGCATCAACCTATGTTCTGATCAATATTGTACTGACAGTAACTTACACAAATTCACATTTTTTTGATAAAAACCGTAAATTTATAGTTAAAAATACTGAAAAACCCATATCCGTATAATCTCACTGTTCACAAGCTATAGATAGTGTTAGCGTAACA contains:
- a CDS encoding prepilin peptidase, translated to MDTLIFVPASIIVFALGAAIGSFINVVVYRLPAGLSLLWPPSRCPKCLNQLKAYDNVPVFGWLWLKGRCRYCHTKISPRYPVVEAITGIIFLIVFWVFQFSALTVGYWAFCSWLLALSLIDWDTMILPGQLTKSGLVLGLVFQMGLGFLTENSWVGGINQLMFGIGGTVLGLWLFDSISILGYLAYGKPVMGAGDGKLAAMMGAWLGWKHLLIASFMACFLGVLIGGGAIMLSRHQMGQRMPFGPFLALGAVIAVFSGEMILSYYLRLVLPVS
- the leuB gene encoding 3-isopropylmalate dehydrogenase, with product MTKNYRITLLPGDGIGPEIMAVAVDVLKVVAKRFDLNFDFQTALIGGAAIDETGEPLPSATLETCRSSDSVLLAAIGGYKWDTLPSDKRPEAGLLGLRAGLELFANLRPAKIIPQLIDASTLKKEVVEGVDIMVVRELTGGIYFGKPKGIFVTETGERRGVNTMVYSESEIERIGKVAFETAQKRGGKLCSVDKANVLDVSQLWREKMTKLASEYPDVELSHLYVDNAAMQLVRAPKQFDTIVTGNLFGDILSDAAAMLTGSIGMLPSASLGASGPGVYEPVHGSAPDIAGQDKANPLAQVLSAAMMLRYDLDQPAAADMIENAVLQVLQQGDRTGDIMSPGMNLLGCRAMGEALMKILETKETK
- a CDS encoding DUF29 family protein → MTQELIDLRNSILQGNYTEALAIVDELEGMSKKATIRQIKSFLKILLIHIIKNQIEKRLTNSWMASIRNSIREIQEINLKENKKSYYINEDEWENLIEESVIEDAIADASLEIMNGKYTRSQLSTIINRKQVINSAITFLYLTYTYSPKELPAIMDDYLSQLTADI
- a CDS encoding flagellar motor protein translates to MQRRNRNHSNNSETFTIWTSFTDLMSNAFMIITLLLVFVVSQKKPPKPPGIVCEPKIINLPSEQYSFDSGSAVLPNNLKSDILENNQPGKILKLIEETLSQQEQCNNETEVLEIIGHTDDQPVNFLNCNKPNNQTSKPLDNHLENVATGNQNINTLCPRSNADLGLMRALSVVKELQKAQNQTKLSRFKKVQFRAYSAAQLFLPENQGFAKNNTRKDPATRSKRRRIEIRFAQLGEYVTPDEN
- a CDS encoding serine/threonine-protein kinase; its protein translation is MNNIGGKYQLLKILGSGNFGTTYLAVDQYGKNYAVKQLTFSSNDPDKIAIAQRKFNDEKEILQKLQAHQQIPDFVDYIAENQQYYLVQQYIHGETLREKLNKSQTFSIEKSQKILIDILKILDYIHKQGIIHRDIKPDNIMIDHNDKLFLIDFGAVKAENPNGTKLQTPGTNIFSRGYAPIEQMRGYPEKNSDIYALGMTIIELITGLKPEKLTDTWYRDIHITDDFQDILCKMIDEYQDTRYQSAQEIIQDLQKPPSVQKTIPLSNLNTNGTTNGKINNSSVSISSRSGTDMILFGVMFTLISILIFHTAMLPGMKKQNEQIPETTVKIIKLE
- a CDS encoding Uma2 family endonuclease, producing MLNYDLRQCLPSSAELPDSDDTPVDNELQNLIPNLLEAILALVWPNRNDWFFGVDMGIYYAPSKPPLVPDGFLSLGVERFIGEEGRLSYVLWEEDNIPPIFALEVVSKTYGGEYERKKIDYAKLGILYYAIYVPNRQYRRKRQPLEIYKLENHQYILQPDGRLWMPEIGLALGRERGTYLGRNREWLYWYNQQSERLLTPEEFAQLEKQRADQERLKAEKLAQKLRELGVNPDDI